Proteins encoded in a region of the Mycoplasma mobile 163K genome:
- the serS gene encoding serine--tRNA ligase has product MLDIKLILKNKDFVISKLKQRSNFNVSEIEKLYTLGTERANILISLSELQSKRNEISSKIGEAKRNKTDALFFMDEVENIKKELSILEEKSTKIENKIQELISFIPNIPLDDVPFGKDDTDNVILKEFPKIGRGLVKAKKPHYEIGVEKDLIDFSRGAKLSGSRFIVYKNAGAKLIRALESFMLDTHEKNGYSEIMPPFLVNSKMMYGTGQLPKFKEDLFKIEGHDLYLIPTAEVPVTNLFNNEIIDLEKNSKFSSFTNCFRSEAGSAGRDTKGIIRLHQFNKVELVEFASEQKSLRAFNSVLKNAKYLLELLEIPYREVLLCTGDLGFSSRKTIDLELWLPSEQRYREVSSVSYFGDFQSRRSMIRYRDENKNTQYVHTINGSGLAIDRVLAAILEQYQNDDGSISVPKVLIPYLNVEKI; this is encoded by the coding sequence ATGTTAGATATTAAATTAATTTTAAAAAATAAGGATTTTGTAATTTCAAAATTAAAACAAAGATCTAATTTTAATGTCTCAGAAATTGAAAAATTATATACATTAGGAACTGAAAGAGCAAATATATTGATTTCTTTAAGTGAATTACAATCTAAAAGAAATGAAATTTCTTCAAAAATTGGAGAAGCAAAGAGAAATAAAACAGATGCTTTATTTTTTATGGATGAAGTTGAGAACATTAAGAAAGAACTAAGTATTTTGGAAGAAAAATCAACTAAAATTGAAAACAAAATACAAGAACTGATCTCTTTTATTCCTAACATACCTTTAGATGATGTTCCTTTTGGAAAAGATGATACTGATAATGTCATTCTAAAAGAATTTCCAAAAATTGGTAGAGGACTTGTTAAAGCTAAAAAACCACATTATGAAATTGGTGTAGAAAAAGATTTGATTGATTTTTCTAGAGGGGCGAAATTGAGTGGTTCAAGATTTATTGTCTACAAAAATGCTGGAGCAAAATTAATTAGAGCTCTTGAATCATTTATGCTTGATACTCATGAAAAAAATGGTTATAGTGAAATAATGCCTCCTTTTTTAGTTAATTCTAAAATGATGTATGGAACAGGTCAATTACCAAAATTTAAAGAGGACCTTTTCAAAATAGAGGGTCATGATTTATATTTAATTCCAACAGCAGAAGTGCCAGTTACTAATTTATTTAATAATGAAATAATCGATTTGGAAAAAAACTCAAAATTTAGTTCATTCACAAATTGCTTTCGTTCAGAAGCTGGTAGTGCAGGAAGAGATACAAAAGGCATTATTAGATTACATCAATTTAATAAGGTTGAGCTTGTAGAATTTGCATCCGAACAAAAATCTCTAAGGGCTTTTAATTCTGTTTTAAAAAATGCAAAATATCTATTAGAACTTTTAGAAATACCTTATCGAGAAGTTCTGTTATGTACAGGTGATTTAGGTTTTTCTTCAAGAAAGACAATTGATTTAGAATTATGGTTACCAAGTGAACAAAGATATCGTGAAGTGTCAAGTGTTTCATATTTTGGCGATTTTCAATCAAGAAGATCTATGATAAGATACCGTGATGAAAACAAAAATACTCAATATGTTCACACTATTAATGGATCTGGCTTAGCAATTGATAGAGTTCTTGCTGCTATTTTAGAACAATATCAAAATGATGATGGTTCTATTAGTGTTCCTAAAGTATTAATTCCTTATTTAAATGTTGAAAAGATTTAA
- a CDS encoding lipoprotein 17-related variable surface protein, whose product MKIKNKLIVGLGTIATIAIPTITVVACGTVTNPNVSTEIASIAGLRGLAGISDSTNLTPSQTSDVRLYIEKEISSIGELELTGNFKNTLPSQITNQNLNQFVKTPEQSNGVAFKLFLDETYGRNDEDGEITVFISGTALGVTHSNHFDFHFLIDDFKEEQKADTIKDAIKKLPPLELIGNFKNTLPSQITNQNLNQFVKTPPTSNGVTFSLSLINSNWEWLEFLPEDIRDNFSANDAEGELLVAISGTYQGYTLRPIIVPDSSVNFQDIFLRDSTVQPIKGFKISDNSSKILSALNKITTLNKTGDFTSTLVTEITNENLNQFVITPEPIDGVEFTLNLIRRDEEFGELHIYITGTYQGDKHVTSFWKGRFNPKIIKVSGFQIDETIITIKEALRKIPRFLTLLSDLNLVIASTVTNQNLNQFVKTPEPINGVSFTLRIYERDDDSLEIVVIGTYQDLRWFNTNIHSSGGNPIRELEFKDID is encoded by the coding sequence ATGAAAATTAAAAATAAATTAATTGTAGGATTAGGAACAATTGCTACTATTGCAATTCCTACAATTACAGTTGTAGCTTGTGGAACAGTTACAAATCCAAATGTATCAACAGAAATTGCATCAATTGCAGGACTAAGAGGACTAGCAGGAATATCAGATTCAACTAATTTAACTCCAAGTCAAACTAGTGATGTAAGATTATATATTGAAAAAGAAATTAGTTCAATTGGAGAATTAGAATTAACTGGAAATTTTAAAAATACTTTACCTTCACAAATTACAAATCAAAATTTAAATCAATTTGTTAAAACACCAGAGCAATCAAATGGAGTAGCTTTTAAGTTATTTTTAGATGAGACATATGGAAGAAATGATGAAGATGGAGAAATAACTGTATTTATTAGCGGAACTGCTCTAGGTGTAACACATTCAAATCACTTTGATTTTCATTTTTTAATTGACGATTTTAAAGAAGAGCAAAAAGCTGATACTATTAAAGATGCTATTAAAAAATTACCACCATTAGAATTAATTGGAAATTTTAAAAATACTTTACCTTCACAAATTACAAATCAAAATTTAAATCAATTTGTTAAAACACCACCTACTTCTAATGGGGTTACTTTTTCTTTAAGTTTAATTAACAGTAATTGAGAATGATTAGAATTTTTACCGGAAGATATTAGAGATAATTTTTCTGCAAATGATGCTGAAGGAGAATTGCTTGTTGCTATTTCAGGAACATATCAAGGTTATACTTTAAGACCTATAATAGTTCCTGATTCTTCAGTAAATTTTCAAGACATTTTTTTAAGAGATTCTACAGTACAACCCATTAAAGGATTTAAAATTAGTGATAATAGTTCAAAAATTTTAAGTGCTTTAAATAAAATAACTACTTTAAATAAAACAGGTGATTTTACTAGTACTTTAGTTACAGAAATTACAAATGAAAATTTAAATCAATTTGTTATAACACCAGAACCTATTGATGGAGTAGAATTTACTTTGAATTTAATTAGAAGAGATGAAGAATTTGGTGAGCTACATATTTACATAACAGGTACTTACCAAGGAGATAAACATGTTACTTCTTTTTGAAAAGGAAGATTTAATCCAAAAATTATTAAAGTATCAGGATTTCAAATTGATGAAACAATTATTACAATTAAAGAAGCACTAAGAAAAATTCCTAGATTTTTAACACTACTTAGTGATTTGAATTTGGTTATTGCTTCAACTGTTACAAATCAAAATTTAAATCAATTTGTTAAAACACCAGAACCTATCAATGGAGTAAGCTTTACTTTAAGAATCTATGAAAGAGATGATGATTCTTTGGAAATAGTTGTTATTGGAACATATCAAGACTTGAGATGATTTAACACAAATATTCATTCTTCTGGTGGAAATCCAATTAGAGAATTAGAATTTAAAGATATAGATTAA
- a CDS encoding ATP-dependent DNA helicase translates to MNLINILSIKYEGYGGINEINQSLQNYFQRHYFKDNQPFYKTPNLKLFINDKVIQIENDPENDVYNGELGFINNVKLKENKEIDLISVDFGNKIITYNLNNFLQSVKLAYAISVHKFQGSASEILIFLIFKNQKKLLSKKLIYTAFSRAKSFLIVIGEHEAFSISVAKENNLDRKTYLRYLLNFNKMK, encoded by the coding sequence ATGAATTTAATAAATATATTAAGCATTAAATATGAAGGATATGGAGGCATTAATGAAATAAATCAAAGTCTTCAGAATTATTTTCAAAGACATTATTTTAAAGATAATCAACCTTTTTATAAAACTCCAAATTTAAAATTATTCATAAATGATAAGGTGATTCAAATTGAAAATGATCCTGAAAACGATGTCTATAATGGTGAACTTGGTTTTATTAATAATGTTAAATTGAAAGAAAATAAAGAAATTGATTTAATTAGTGTTGATTTTGGAAATAAAATAATAACTTACAATTTGAATAATTTTTTGCAATCAGTAAAATTAGCTTATGCAATAAGTGTTCATAAATTTCAAGGCTCTGCTTCAGAAATTTTAATTTTTTTAATATTTAAAAATCAGAAAAAATTATTATCTAAAAAACTTATTTATACAGCTTTTAGTAGAGCAAAATCTTTTTTAATAGTAATTGGTGAACACGAAGCTTTTAGTATAAGTGTTGCAAAAGAAAATAATTTAGATAGAAAAACCTATTTAAGATATTTACTAAATTTCAATAAAATGAAATAA
- a CDS encoding alanine dehydrogenase, protein MKIGFPKEIKNNEFRIGVTPNIVSDLVKNKHEVLIEKNAGLEAGFSDEDFIKSGAKISTQEEVWKSPFIIKIKEPLESEFKFFKKDQVIFTYFHLATDPKLAKALMDSQAIGLAYELVRKDNKNILLAPMSVVAGKLAILNGAFYLQKQNKGFGILPGGIEGTRHGKTLVVGGGIVGQSAAWNSLIIGQNTVVLDKNEALIKQLNESKEFKNASTLSKGKFEAYVSDEKTLTEHIKDADLVVSTIHIPGAKVAKLITKTHVESMKKGSVIVDVAIDQGGSVETIIAPTSHSNPISEYKGILQYAVPNMPGATPRTASLALTNATEFYIHEIANKGFLNSIKSAKELFGGVLAYKGKMTNENIAKALKLEFVPLEKLL, encoded by the coding sequence ATGAAAATAGGATTCCCAAAAGAAATCAAAAATAATGAATTTAGAATAGGGGTAACACCGAATATAGTTAGTGATTTAGTAAAAAATAAACATGAAGTGTTGATTGAAAAAAATGCAGGACTTGAAGCGGGTTTTTCGGATGAAGATTTTATTAAAAGTGGCGCAAAAATATCAACTCAAGAAGAAGTTTGAAAAAGTCCATTCATAATTAAAATTAAAGAACCATTAGAGAGTGAATTCAAATTTTTCAAAAAAGATCAAGTAATTTTTACATATTTCCATTTGGCAACTGACCCAAAATTAGCTAAGGCTTTAATGGATTCGCAAGCAATTGGCTTAGCATATGAATTAGTTAGAAAAGACAATAAAAATATTTTGCTAGCTCCAATGTCAGTAGTAGCAGGAAAATTAGCAATTCTTAATGGGGCATTTTATCTACAAAAACAAAATAAAGGTTTTGGAATTCTTCCAGGTGGAATAGAAGGAACTAGACATGGTAAAACCTTGGTTGTAGGTGGAGGTATTGTAGGACAAAGTGCAGCTTGAAATTCTCTTATAATTGGTCAAAATACAGTTGTTTTAGATAAAAACGAAGCTTTAATCAAACAATTAAATGAATCAAAAGAATTCAAAAATGCTTCAACTTTAAGTAAAGGAAAGTTTGAAGCTTATGTTTCAGATGAGAAAACTTTGACAGAACACATTAAAGATGCTGATCTTGTTGTATCTACAATTCATATTCCAGGAGCAAAAGTAGCAAAACTTATTACAAAAACTCATGTTGAAAGTATGAAAAAAGGTTCAGTAATTGTTGATGTTGCAATAGATCAAGGTGGTTCAGTAGAAACTATTATTGCTCCTACTTCTCATAGCAATCCTATTAGTGAATATAAAGGGATTTTACAATATGCGGTTCCAAATATGCCTGGAGCAACACCAAGGACCGCTTCACTCGCTTTAACAAATGCAACTGAATTTTACATTCACGAAATTGCAAATAAGGGTTTTTTAAATTCAATTAAAAGTGCTAAAGAGCTTTTTGGAGGAGTTTTAGCTTATAAAGGTAAAATGACAAACGAAAATATTGCTAAAGCATTAAAATTAGAATTTGTTCCTTTAGAAAAATTGCTTTAA
- a CDS encoding AAA family ATPase: MNKNTSFKIKAKIKNVIWKNPNNLGIKIVNLAILEDEFNYLKEKEFPAKDYKSMLVEELEYELDVSFSDDSKKTLYINNASITFPNTAKKLINFFSSSLFPGIGKTSATLIVEKLKIDSIEKIVDHIEDISILIGQSKAKVIQEVIENNYNNYEAHQFFIINSLPISLLEKFSFYYGKKNLLNKLKENLYKIVYFDPSVKLELLTKIHKLLNLKIDELEFLKASIYKILFLYTNNSNNTYMSLDFLFKSFSEKFSYISLDKVKFSDLITFLKNEKHLDFFKIKNKIFVISEFFKDHEKFIFEYISSLEKKISQHTFNLEKIINSKTLDSIQKEAIIYSLNNSFNIISGIPGSGKSAIIKRIYKKAKEIYKDEEIHVLTPTGKATIILKQNNQEAKTIHSFLKWNKDNNQFDFKTINYDHVKVIIIDEFSMVDTYVFSTLLKVVPNLEKLILVGDYNQLPSIKGGQILKDLIESNLFKVFFLKTNYRQKDKFDIMKNALMVNDDLIPTFNSENTLFLEASSENYFNKLTTYLDLFIEKHHNYTFFETMNLINILSVKYEGYGGINEINQSLQNYFQRHYFKDNQPFYKTPNLKLFINDKVIQIENDPENDVYNGELGFINNVKLKENKEIDLISVDFGNKIITYNLNNFLQSVKLAYAISVHKFQGSASEILIFLIFKNQKKLLSKKLIYTAFSRAKSFLIVIGEHEAFSISVAKENNLDRKTYLRYLLNFNKMK; the protein is encoded by the coding sequence ATGAATAAAAATACTTCTTTTAAAATAAAAGCAAAAATTAAAAATGTTATTTGGAAAAATCCAAATAATTTAGGCATAAAAATTGTTAATTTAGCAATTCTTGAAGACGAATTTAATTATTTGAAAGAAAAAGAATTCCCAGCTAAAGATTATAAATCTATGTTAGTTGAAGAATTAGAATATGAATTAGATGTAAGTTTTAGTGATGATTCTAAAAAAACACTTTATATTAACAATGCATCAATAACGTTTCCAAATACAGCAAAAAAATTGATAAATTTTTTTTCATCTTCTCTATTTCCAGGTATCGGAAAAACCTCAGCAACTTTAATTGTTGAAAAATTAAAAATTGATTCTATAGAAAAAATAGTGGATCATATTGAAGACATTTCAATTTTAATTGGGCAATCAAAAGCTAAAGTAATTCAAGAAGTAATTGAAAATAATTATAATAATTATGAAGCTCATCAATTTTTTATAATTAATTCTTTACCCATTTCTTTGTTAGAAAAATTTAGCTTTTATTATGGCAAGAAAAATCTATTAAATAAATTAAAAGAAAATTTATATAAGATTGTTTATTTTGATCCCTCTGTAAAATTAGAACTTTTAACAAAAATTCACAAACTTTTAAATTTGAAAATTGATGAATTAGAATTTTTAAAAGCTAGTATTTACAAAATTCTTTTCCTTTATACCAATAATTCAAATAACACCTACATGAGTTTAGATTTTTTGTTCAAATCTTTTTCTGAAAAATTTAGTTATATTAGCCTAGATAAAGTTAAATTTTCTGATTTAATAACTTTTTTAAAAAATGAAAAGCATCTAGATTTTTTTAAAATAAAAAATAAAATTTTTGTTATTAGTGAATTTTTCAAAGATCACGAAAAATTTATTTTTGAATACATTAGTAGTCTTGAAAAAAAAATTAGTCAGCACACTTTTAATTTAGAAAAAATTATCAATTCTAAAACTTTAGATTCAATTCAAAAAGAAGCAATAATTTATTCTTTAAATAACTCTTTTAATATTATTAGTGGAATTCCAGGTAGTGGTAAAAGCGCAATTATTAAAAGAATTTATAAAAAAGCAAAGGAAATTTATAAAGATGAAGAAATTCATGTTTTAACTCCAACAGGTAAGGCAACAATAATTTTAAAACAAAATAATCAAGAAGCAAAAACCATTCACAGTTTTTTAAAATGAAACAAAGATAATAATCAATTTGATTTTAAAACTATAAATTATGATCATGTTAAAGTAATTATTATTGATGAATTTAGTATGGTAGATACATATGTTTTTAGCACTTTATTAAAAGTAGTTCCTAATTTAGAAAAATTAATACTTGTAGGTGATTACAATCAGCTACCTTCTATTAAAGGTGGTCAAATTTTAAAAGATTTAATTGAATCTAATCTTTTTAAAGTCTTTTTTTTAAAAACCAATTATCGTCAAAAAGATAAATTTGATATTATGAAAAATGCTTTAATGGTTAATGATGATTTGATTCCTACATTTAATTCAGAAAATACTTTATTTCTAGAAGCTTCTTCAGAAAATTATTTTAATAAATTAACAACTTATCTTGATCTTTTTATTGAAAAACATCATAATTACACTTTTTTTGAAACTATGAATTTAATAAATATATTAAGCGTTAAATATGAAGGATATGGAGGCATTAACGAAATTAATCAAAGTCTTCAGAATTATTTTCAAAGACATTATTTTAAAGATAATCAACCTTTTTATAAAACTCCAAATTTAAAATTATTCATAAATGATAAGGTGATTCAAATTGAAAATGATCCTGAAAACGATGTCTATAATGGTGAACTTGGTTTTATTAATAATGTTAAATTGAAAGAAAATAAAGAAATTGATTTAATTAGTGTTGATTTTGGAAATAAAATAATAACTTACAATTTGAATAATTTTTTGCAATCAGTAAAATTAGCTTATGCAATAAGTGTTCATAAATTTCAAGGCTCTGCTTCAGAAATTTTAATTTTTTTAATATTTAAAAATCAGAAAAAATTATTATCTAAAAAACTTATTTATACAGCTTTTAGTAGAGCAAAATCTTTTTTAATAGTAATTGGTGAACACGAAGCTTTTAGTATAAGTGTTGCAAAAGAAAATAATTTAGATAGAAAAACCTATTTAAGATATTTACTAAATTTCAATAAAATGAAATAA
- a CDS encoding bifunctional metallophosphatase/5'-nucleotidase: MKKSIKKFLIGSGISFSIITPSLTIIACSSVTQINKNESTFLEYVNNNITKTDIEDAVNNRLAKLKDEVSKWNENNLEYLKINIVNSSAFVTSFENGTFSYVINFDTQLQGINYTREEKATNQKFIISEDVQGSKDVGFELELKQTNSRISTNSIRSQFRKNMINARNFLINTFLDKTNLDDFDKDHMIVKNISINHTNDIHGRFTEDQGQFNRHIGLNNFAAYFNTKNPDLLLDAGDYFQGTGVSDRDKGRTASIVANIIGFDGISAGNHEFDWGKETFLEYSQMAPFYSSNVKYIDTLGTEIANQSFIPGTKIKTIKGDLQVGLIPLTTEDTEFKTNPAGIANLKWENVIETTRSQIASLKAMGINLIVVYGHLGDDATSVRTSIQLAEAIDEIDLIIDGHSHQRYEIGKKVNNAFLVQTGDHTRHIGEVNFDFDKSTGKIVNYANKYINLDEFLLEKDSLKRVKEADEQIATAAAAFEKTSSTEAFKFGFDLATGVLNNGTVERTVRTLETNIGNFVSDSLKYWVENNTNLRQVEGEPDPKIISIFNGGGIRSSIDVDASKNFIVTNGQILAVSPFNNFLKVVKITGKDLKELFRISATKWQDGGFLQVSNNLEVNYSLNAIANNNSNNAILATNSVTSIKYEGVEILDSDEFNLAINDFLQAGGDGFNILKTQTEIVSGRLLTQVITEYGKALETLSLDPNSKYRDVNYEKIFIRPNEATRIKINPSNDLAKEIINRFNSIVSL, from the coding sequence ATGAAAAAATCAATCAAAAAATTTTTAATCGGAAGCGGGATTAGTTTTTCAATAATTACTCCATCTTTAACAATAATAGCTTGTAGCTCAGTCACTCAAATAAATAAAAATGAATCCACTTTTTTAGAATATGTTAATAACAATATTACAAAAACAGATATTGAAGATGCTGTAAATAATAGATTAGCAAAATTAAAAGATGAAGTATCAAAATGGAATGAAAATAATTTAGAATATTTAAAAATTAATATTGTAAATTCATCTGCTTTTGTAACATCATTTGAAAATGGGACTTTTTCTTATGTGATAAATTTTGATACACAATTACAAGGAATAAACTATACAAGAGAAGAAAAAGCAACTAATCAAAAATTTATTATAAGTGAAGATGTTCAGGGTTCAAAAGATGTTGGATTTGAACTTGAGCTTAAACAAACTAATTCAAGAATAAGCACAAATAGTATCAGATCACAATTTAGAAAAAATATGATTAATGCAAGGAATTTTCTAATAAATACATTTTTAGATAAAACAAATTTAGATGATTTTGATAAAGATCATATGATTGTTAAAAATATTTCAATAAACCATACAAATGATATTCATGGAAGATTTACAGAAGATCAAGGTCAATTTAATAGACATATTGGTTTAAACAATTTTGCTGCTTATTTTAACACAAAAAATCCTGATTTACTTTTAGATGCAGGTGATTATTTTCAAGGTACAGGAGTTTCAGATAGAGATAAAGGTCGTACAGCTTCAATAGTAGCAAATATTATTGGTTTTGATGGTATTTCAGCAGGTAATCATGAATTTGATTGAGGAAAAGAAACTTTTTTAGAATATTCTCAAATGGCTCCTTTTTATTCTTCAAATGTTAAATATATCGATACATTAGGAACAGAAATTGCTAATCAATCTTTTATTCCTGGAACGAAAATCAAAACAATTAAAGGCGATTTACAAGTTGGATTAATTCCTCTAACTACTGAAGATACCGAATTCAAAACAAACCCTGCAGGAATTGCTAATTTAAAATGAGAAAATGTAATTGAAACTACAAGATCACAAATTGCATCTTTAAAAGCGATGGGAATTAATTTAATCGTTGTTTATGGTCATTTAGGAGATGATGCAACTAGTGTAAGAACTTCGATTCAATTAGCCGAAGCAATAGATGAAATTGATCTAATTATTGATGGACACTCACACCAAAGATATGAAATTGGTAAAAAAGTAAATAATGCTTTTTTAGTTCAAACTGGTGATCATACTAGACATATTGGGGAAGTTAATTTTGATTTTGATAAAAGCACTGGAAAAATTGTAAATTATGCAAATAAGTACATTAATTTAGATGAGTTTTTATTAGAAAAAGATTCATTAAAAAGAGTAAAAGAAGCGGATGAGCAAATTGCTACAGCTGCAGCAGCTTTTGAAAAAACATCTTCTACAGAAGCTTTTAAATTTGGCTTTGATTTAGCAACAGGGGTTCTAAATAATGGAACTGTTGAAAGAACAGTTAGAACTTTGGAAACAAATATTGGAAACTTTGTATCAGATTCATTAAAATATTGAGTTGAAAATAATACTAATTTAAGACAAGTAGAAGGCGAACCTGATCCTAAAATTATTTCCATTTTCAATGGTGGTGGAATTAGATCTTCAATTGATGTTGACGCATCTAAAAATTTCATAGTAACTAATGGTCAAATTTTAGCTGTTAGTCCATTTAACAATTTTTTAAAAGTTGTTAAAATTACAGGTAAAGATTTAAAAGAATTATTTAGAATCTCAGCTACTAAGTGACAAGATGGAGGTTTTTTACAAGTATCTAATAATTTAGAAGTAAATTACAGCTTAAACGCAATTGCAAATAATAATTCAAACAATGCAATTTTAGCTACGAATTCAGTTACTTCTATCAAATATGAAGGTGTAGAGATTTTGGATAGTGATGAATTTAATTTAGCAATAAATGATTTCTTACAAGCAGGTGGTGATGGTTTTAATATTTTAAAAACACAAACAGAAATAGTTTCAGGAAGATTACTAACTCAAGTTATAACAGAATATGGTAAGGCTTTGGAAACTTTAAGTCTTGATCCTAATTCAAAATATCGAGATGTTAATTATGAAAAAATTTTTATTAGACCAAATGAAGCAACAAGAATTAAAATTAATCCTAGTAATGATCTTGCAAAGGAAATAATTAATAGATTTAATTCAATTGTAAGTTTATAA
- a CDS encoding type II DNA methylase, whose product MKNNKLDQFYTNPKIVDSLLKIVFDLFYSLRNDQSQYTFIEPSAGSGNFIDGLYKLGVDIKKNVRAFDIDPKNNSIIEKKDFFDVNFNEMNLNKKKTVTIGNPPFGKKGDLALKFLNKSLEHSGIVAFILPKIFNRYLTQSKVKNDSKLIFQQNIDSNSFLVNDREYNVNCCFQIWISPEVKVSISNLRLEKQIKALTSDVELFVHNNTKETLKYFDKKKYNWDFAVHRQGYYDYNKKIINPKKLIQNRQYLFIKCKNEEIKQYVEKIDFSKLSKENSTTIFGFSNSDFYKELYELILHEFSEKEFNFD is encoded by the coding sequence ATGAAAAATAATAAGCTAGATCAATTTTATACAAACCCAAAAATAGTAGATTCTTTACTAAAAATTGTTTTTGATCTTTTTTACTCTTTAAGAAATGATCAAAGTCAGTACACTTTTATTGAACCGTCAGCAGGTTCGGGCAATTTTATTGATGGACTTTATAAATTAGGAGTTGATATTAAAAAAAATGTAAGGGCTTTTGATATTGACCCAAAAAATAATAGTATTATTGAAAAAAAGGACTTTTTTGATGTAAATTTCAATGAAATGAATTTAAATAAGAAAAAAACTGTCACCATTGGGAATCCTCCATTTGGAAAAAAAGGAGATTTAGCTCTTAAATTTTTAAATAAAAGTTTAGAGCATAGCGGAATTGTTGCATTTATACTTCCAAAAATTTTCAATAGATATTTAACACAATCAAAAGTAAAAAATGATTCCAAACTTATTTTTCAACAAAATATAGATTCCAATTCTTTTTTGGTAAATGATAGAGAATACAATGTAAATTGTTGTTTTCAAATTTGAATTAGCCCAGAAGTAAAAGTTTCCATATCTAATCTTAGATTGGAAAAGCAAATAAAAGCATTAACTTCTGATGTTGAATTATTTGTCCACAACAATACGAAAGAAACATTAAAATATTTCGATAAAAAAAAATATAATTGAGATTTTGCTGTTCATAGACAAGGTTATTATGATTACAATAAAAAAATTATTAACCCAAAAAAATTAATTCAGAATAGACAATATCTATTCATAAAATGCAAAAATGAAGAAATAAAACAATATGTTGAAAAAATTGATTTTAGTAAACTTTCAAAGGAAAATTCAACAACAATTTTTGGTTTTTCAAATTCAGATTTTTACAAAGAACTTTATGAATTAATTTTGCACGAATTTTCTGAAAAGGAATTTAATTTTGATTAA